In the genome of Carassius carassius chromosome 12, fCarCar2.1, whole genome shotgun sequence, the window ATAGTGATACTGTTCCCTCAGAGATCCATATTCCAAGAAAGGCTACGTAAGTCATCGTCAGCATGACCCTTTCATGTTATAATTGCAATGTTATGATATCTGACATAGAAATGTGATTCTTTTAAGGAACACTTTTATGATGCTGCAAGCAACATAGGATACATTGCTTGGCATATGAAAACAGTCCACAGGAAGATTAGACGAGGATCTTTGCCACTAGACAGCCCTCATGATGTTTCTCTAGGAGGCCCAAAATGCCAAAGGGCTACTAATTTTGAAGGACAACTTGATGGGAGTGCTTGCAAAAGAGGGCATTTCTTTGCTCAGCCATACCACAGAGAAGTCCCTAATATTCCAAAAGATGAGAGAGACCTTTCAGCATCGCCAAGAGCTTATTAAAGATCCAGGCTCTAGTGTTGAAATCCTCTCCACCTTCCCAAGATTCCTAGATACAAAAGGCCTGGTAAGTTTGGAATAACATGTTTTCACAAGAATGCAATTTGAGAATATTGTTTATAGTTTAATATCTTCTTAAAGGTTGGTCAAGACTTCACTCTCCTGTTTGACACTGAGACATCCTCCAGGCTGCTTCAGAAGAGGGACACATTCTTCAGGCCAAATGTCATTAAAGACACCAAGCAATTTACTTCAACAGCAGAGATGAGTCAGTTTTTGCTCTCAGCAGAATGTCCTGAAGGAAGTGACCTTCATGAGACAAGTAAGTTGTATTTGATTTGCTTTTTTTTACACATCTGCTATATTTGCAGTTACAGTTACAATATATTTTGCtttgatgacaaaaaaatattaaaattcaggaACTTCAGAACCTATGAGATTGGATGTTTTCCGTattaatagcaaataaataacttgcactacataaaatctttaaaaagactACATTAACCAGgtgaatgtttaaaatgctttctattcttcaacttaaaatatttaattagaaggtttagaataattaattcatgtgttgttttttgttttcatgtgaATTTCATCTCTAGTTTACGACCGGGAAATGGCATCCCTTCTTTAACTGATACATCTCCTTCCAGCATCACCAGGAGGACTGAAGTCTCCAAAAATCAGTCCATGTGATGCTGCTGAAAGACTTGTAATCTTTCATAAGGTattgacattttaatattgtgttttgGGTTGCTCTAACATGGAGATTTAAAATCATTCATATGCATTATCATATTGCACCAGCCGTTGAGTTGTTTGAACAGTCACTTTTATACTGTTGTTTTCTCTTACTGGACATTATGTTTGTGTCTAATATTCAATGTTCCTTTTAAGTTTAGTCATGCTGCAGTTTGGAGGAGCCCCTCAACAACATCCAGCATCAGCATCCCTACCTCCTTGCTGTTGGACGCCAGAAAAGCAAGACTGAGTGCTTCTACATCATCTTGGATAAGCATCTCATCCCATGCCAGGCAAACCGCTCCCTTGGAGCATTTGATGAACTTTTCAAGGCACATTTTGTGTTCAATTTGTCCTATGATGGTGCATTGTGAACTTTTACACATTCCTGCAGACAACAGTGTATAACATTGATGAAGGTAAAATGTCTCCCAGGGTTAGAGATTTGAGAGCCAGACTGCTCAACCAGAAAGTAACCTTAACTTAGTCGGGCagtatgatgttgacagaatgctaatctgttttatttgtcaaaaagaCCACCCAGACAGTCAACAGCTGATTTCACATTTAAGAGGTgagaataacaaataaacaagtcattggcaaatattttgtgtgctgttgtttatttaacattattttgtagATCTTTTGAGACTGTACAGATTTAACCACCTAAAACATGCAACTCTGAACAGTGTTGTTTTTCTGTATCCCttttagtgttattttaacactttttttggaGTCAAATTAGGAACTCCGgcattgtgttaaatatttaactattttgaaAGTGTTATTTTAACTCCGGAGAGTGTGGAGCTATATAAACTCTGAAAAAGTGTTGAA includes:
- the LOC132154211 gene encoding uncharacterized protein LOC132154211 isoform X1, translating into MGVLAKEGISLLSHTTEKSLIFQKMRETFQHRQELIKDPGSSVEILSTFPRFLDTKGLVGQDFTLLFDTETSSRLLQKRDTFFRPNVIKDTKQFTSTAEMSQFLLSAECPEGSDLHETRGLKSPKISPCDAAERLVIFHKFSHAAVWRSPSTTSSISIPTSLLLDARKARLSASTSSWISISSHARQTAPLEHLMNFSRHILCSICPMMVHCELLHIPADNSV
- the LOC132154211 gene encoding uncharacterized protein LOC132154211 isoform X2, yielding MGVLAKEGISLLSHTTEKSLIFQKMRETFQHRQELIKDPGSSVEILSTFPRFLDTKGLVGQDFTLLFDTETSSRLLQKRDTFFRPNVIKDTKQFTSTAEMSQFLLSAECPEGSDLHETRGLKSPKISPCDAAERLVIFHKSCCSLEEPLNNIQHQHPYLLAVGRQKSKTECFYIILDKHLIPCQANRSLGAFDELFKAHFVFNLSYDGAL